The window TGAAGTGATAAATATTCCACGTACCAGAAAACGTCGAGTTATTTTGTCGGACAGTGAAGAAGATGACCGTGACTTATCTCCAGCTTTATCCGGCCATACACCTGAATGTGAGTGGTACCAGCCACGTGGTAAGCAGCCTCGTTTAATTCCTTTTACCGAAATACCGGGACTGAAACCTTACTCACTTCGAAATCAACTAGCCAATGCTACACCTGTTGATTTCTATTCCCTCTTAGTCACTGACCAGTTATTTGAAAATATAGCACATCAGACGAATATATTTGCCCAACAAAGTATCGATAAAGGTGGCATTAAAGATAAGTCGAGACTACGGCTCAGGACGCCAACCGACAAAGAAGAAATGAAACGATTTTTAGACGTGATTATTTGGATGGGTATAGTGAAGTTACCAAAAATCGTAGACTATTGGTCTAATGATGAAATGTTTGGTCAATCTTTTGCAAAAAAGACTATGAGTCGCAACCGCTTCGAAGTTTTGCTTAGAATGCTCCACTTTTCCAACAACGAAGAAGTTCCAAAAAATGACCGGCtggcgaggagacaacctctgtaaaaaaccgccagGAGGGGGCGTTTcgcctgcgcgcggcggtcgttcgtattgcacggcggccgtcgggccacccgcaaccctcggtattccgaggcgtgggggccgctcccacgcaagtggggggggccgcgaggagacaacctctttaaaaaatccaactGGTGGAGGAGGCGTTCAGCGCCGTggtgacgggttcggcggccatgaacacatgcccgtcggacaggcttcggccaccgtcgccaaacttgttatcctggttaggtgtcgtggacatgtctcgcggcctaccaggaccaaggggcttgccttggtcggccggcccaagaggagccaacctcaataaaaaacccccaaagtcccggcgttgaggtgccttcgggccttcgcgcggcgtcggggcgccggaaggtggcggagggggtattctccgccagctagcgaccaaccctggggcacctcccgcaccccagcggtattagggttatccgggtacagggggcactgcccggatggaccaccctttcccccatactcgtgggatccaaaaatgaatgtttataataatgatGCCGACATTTCGGAGCTGAAGGGAGGAGGCGGAGAGATAGGAAAGGGAGAGGAAGTTGAGGGGAAGAAGCGTGCTCAGGCACTGATGACTTGCGGCCGTAAGGCGGACACTAAGTCCGCGGGGCACCCTGCGATGCAACCGGGaaccaccaccccggaagcgtTGCAAGgccctggcctaggcgcttGCGCCAGCCGTCTCCGTAAGGGGACCGATGAGGAGGGAGTTGACTCCGGGGAGCCGATCCTTAGCGGCAAGGATCGGCTACTCGAAGTCGAGAAAGGGCGTCGGCTGAGCGTAGTGTTAACGCGCTGCGACACGCCTGTCGCCGCGAGGCCTGCTAGCCGGGAGGAGGAGTCTATGGACTCGGACGACGACTCCTCTTGCGCTAGCATGATAACAGTGGGGTCGGAGCTGTCGGGCGGAAGACGGTTCCTGAAAAGGAACCGGTCAGACCTCGAGGTGGAGGATGACTCTGGCGACTCGGTTGTTCTGCCCCTTGAAGGGGTAGCTCACCGGTCTAAGAGAGGGAGAGGACGCCCGCCCTCCACCGGGAAGTATGTgggcctggccgcagccagggccGCATATAACCGGGAGCTTGCTGAGAGCCTCCGGCTCGTGGCCGAAGCGGAGGTCGCCGACGTGGCTCGAGGAgtgagggaggctagggccaCTCTACAGCCCAGCCTCCAAGTCGAGACACAATCCGCAGAGGAGTCGGATAAGACAAGTACCGCCCTGGCCGGTATTGTCAAGGCTTCACTGGACACCATCTTGATGGTGGCCAGTAAGTCTTCCCAGTTGAAGGGGACCTACGTCCGGGCCCTGAAGGATGCTGCGAAGGGAATTGAGGAGGCGGTGTCCCTATTTAGAGCCCGGACTACGTCTGAGGAAGTTGCTCGACTGGAGGCCGCCAATGCTCAATTGGCAAAAGAGGTCGCCGACCTGCGTCGCGACCTGCAGGAGATGCGGAAGCAACCGGCTCAGTCCCAGGAGTCAAGTCTCCGAGAACTGCTGGAGGAGACGGCCCGCGCCAATGCCGAGATGTTTGGCAATATGCTAAACGCTCGGCTGGCCGGCATCGAGGGCCGGCTCCTTCCTGAGCCGCGTATGAGGCCTCCGCTGGCTGCGGACGCCAAAGCCGCCAGGGCAAACCCTGCTCCCAAAGAGCCAGTGGGGGCCCCGGCCGCTCCCACAAGCGGCAGTGCTCGCCCCATGGCAGGGCCAGGCGCAAAGCCAAAGCCCGCCAAAGAGGCTCCCACGACCAGCCAGGCCTCTTCTGCTCCCCCttcttcgggaaagaaggggaaaAGCAAGAAGAAAAGCCTGGCTGCACAGGAGGCAGCAGAGGCACGGCGTCAGCCTGCCTCCGCACCGGAGGAGCTGCCCTGGACGGCAGTCGTCGGCCGAAAGGCCAAGGCCAAGGCGGCCAAATTGGCGaaggagccgcaaaaggcccagCCCACGGCGCGCGCGAAAGTGAGGCTCCGCGCGCCGAAAACTGCAGCGGTGACGCTCACCCTGGTGCCAGGGGCGGAGGAGAGGGGTGTGACGTACGCGTCCATCCTCTCCGACGCCAAGCAGCGTGTCCGTCTTGCGGACCTCAAGATCGATAGCTTGAGGTTCCGCAGGACTGCAACCGGAGCACGCATGCTGGAGGTTGGGGGTGAGGCCTCAGCTGAAAAGGCGGACTCTCTAGCCAGTAAGCTTAGAGAGGTCCTGAGCGCAGAGGCAGTCCGAGTCGCCAGGCCCGTGAAGCGGGCGGAAATCCGCGTCACGGGGCTGGACGATTCGGCCGACGCGTTCGAGGTGGCGGAGGCAATTGCGAAGGAGGGAGGGTGCCCCTCCGAAGCAATTAAATGTGGCAGGATGGTAGTCGGTCCACGAGGAGACGGCTCCCTGTGGGTGAGTTGCCCTGTCACCGCTGCCAAGAAGGTGGCTGGCTCTGGCCGGATCCAGGTGGGGTGGACCTCAGCAAGAGCGAGGCTCCTTAACCCTAGACCTATGCGGTTCTGGTACCGTTTGCCGCCACGAAAACTGACCCGCAAATAATTCAAGACATTATGAATGACGAAGAAAACTCGTTACATGTTTTACTCCAAGAAAATGACGCATTTATCTTGGACTTAGGGTTTAGGTTCGTACCACCAACTGAAGACCTCCACGGTCTTCAGTTGGTGGTAGTCGGAGACACAGCTTACTACAGAACAGGCGAATGATGCCCGAGCTGTGACAATGTGCCGCTGGGCAGTGGAAGTGGCGAACGGCCGCTTTAAATGAGTTTTTAAGCTGTTAcggcaaaaatattttaatagagCGCTTCCTCACATGTTCGTGGATTTCAAAATAGCTGCTGCTATTATAAACCACTTCCACGTGCCTATCCAAGATAACGCCCATgcaaagattttttaaatcataTACGACGCAAACAAAGCGCCTAAATAACCGGAGGGCAGACTTTCAAAGAATCGAAGCTAATCAGATTGAAAACTTCCCAAGGCTGACCGAAgaccaaataattgtattaGCCTTGGGTACATATCAATTAAAACTGGCGCGAAGTTATTGCAGCGAGCACCTTCATAACGGCCTATACACTATAGAAACATATCGCGAAAATCAGTTAGACGATCTGCCTGATTATGGCATTCATGAAAATGTGTGGCTCTTGCTAGGACGCATTTAATCACGTCATGTCAGACAAAGGACGAACAATTGctacattttaataaacaataacCAAAATGAAATCAACAACACAAGTTTGTTATTGTTTGGGTCGTCGCGTCGCGTCGTTTtgctttgtttgttttcattttgagTTTCGTGTTTTCTAAAACCAATAAGAATGAGAACTAGCTCATCACAATTCGAATTAATGGTGACGTTTACGCAGGAGTAAGTTCAAATAagatttaatgttatttattaggtataaatatttgaaaattagGTACAAATATGAAGTTTTTTGGAAAGTTGAAATGGCTCCGTGATTCAGATTTGTTCCTGATTCGTCATATTCCAAATTGGTCATCTTCCAAACACGACACTTTCCAAACTGGTCATATTCCAAACTAGTCATATATTAGATTCGTCATCTTCCTAATTTGTCATACAATGTACATTTGCCTGCacaaattaattcaataaatccTTTGTGGTAAATTTTATGATAAGAACCTATTTATATGAGTGTTACTTGTCTATCATGAAGTTAATGTCATTgtcactttattatttatattgagtgaatataattttaatgaaataaaaagatGACTTCTAATAATAGTACGCACGAAGAAATGCAGTTTATCGCAAGTGAAAGAGGGAAAAAGTTACTTTTGTATTCTGGATACAAATACAgtctacacaaaaaaaaaatggtactgTTACATGGAGATGTACAAAAAGGGGTGAGTGTGCAACTTCCATTACTGTAAATGATAATAATGTCGTCATGAGGCAGCCTAACCATGTATGTAATCCGGAGTTTATGAAGTTAGAGGCTGACAAATGCTTTGATAATATGAAATTGGCAGTCACCAATAATTTCGAACCTATACCAAAAATATTCGAGAAAATTGAACAAGATTTTATAGAACTTAATGGAGAATCTTCTCTGTCGGAGCTACCGatatggaaaaataaaaaagtactttaTACAATGTCAGAAACAGATTTCTTAATGTGCGAAAATGCACATATGATAAAGTAAGCGATGTTTTGATCCCAGAACAGCTATCcaaagattttttaatttgcaGTGACGGACTTGacgataaaattttaatattttcatcgCCCACTGCTTTGGACTTTCTATCAAAGACTGAACATTATTACGCTGATGGTACATTTAAGGTTGCGCCACCCCCTTTTAACCAACTCTATAGTCTTCATGCAAATTTGGAGTCAAGTgttataaattcatattttgtaCCACTCGTTTATGCGCTTTTACCAAGCAAAAGTGAAGAGATTTATCGGCGTTTATTTTTCCTTCTAAAAGAAAGGTTTGGTTTAAATATCACCAAGTTTAAGTGTGACTTTGAGTTAGCTGGTATAAACGGTTTTTTATCAGTATTTCCGAACGCAACAGTAACAGGATGTTATTTCCATTACCAAAAAGCCTTATGGAAAAAATCTAAGGATTGTGGAGCATTCGCTACTGAAGAAGGCAGATTTTACACAAAATTATGTGCAAAACTAGCTTTGTTACCTAAACAATACGTACCGGAGGCATACTTAGAAATATCTCACTCTGCCTCAGATTCAAACGAGATAAggttatttcataattattttgtaaatttttggATGCAAAAGTTCACTAgcaatttattttgtgttgatGAAGATAATTTCCGCACAAATAATGCCGTAGAAGGTTGGAACAACAGAATTAAccatagattaaagaaaaaaggttcattgtatttttttgtaaaaaagatgAGGGAAGAAGCACTACACCAGGATATaagaataattttttttttttttacattccaACCAAACGCACCGCCGACGAACtaaagaattaaataaatttacaaaaGAAAAGGAGATAGTACAGGATTttgtagataaaaaaataactgttgtGGAGTGTCTGAGTAGGCTATgtgaagtataattttattaatgatttattttctCTAAGGAGAatactttgttattttattgcaaagAAAGTGTGTTTGCTTTtaacataaataggtatattttaaatcttaaaaaatgttttaacaagaaataaatttaattacttacattattgttactttagtttttattaaaattcagttTGACTGTACAATGACAAGTTTGGAAGATGACGAATCTAATATATGACTACACTGGTCAGCAAATAAACCGGGCCACCCGCTCCCGTAGCACTCTAattcgatttccaaaaaaagtataaaacttacaacggtttaagttatacctaaagaaagtgcattttatgttaattataatgACTTAAAATGTATTCTAAACTACCATCAATTCACATTGAAATTAAACAACAAACACAATACTAACGATTTACCCTCTTTTGCCTAGAGTTTTCGATTTCCGTTTCTTTTTCTTCAATGAGCGTAGTCggatatttttcataatttcttTAGTTATCTTTCATCACTTGCTCCTAACGCGTGTATTTTTGCTACTTTCTTCATTCAATGATGAATACGACACCTCAGGAAGCCGTTCAAGCTGTTGCATTACTTCAAGCAGGCGTTTCGCAACGTGAAGTCGCTCGGAGACTTCGAATCAGCAGATCATCGGTACAACGGGTTTACAGACGATACCTAGAGACTGGAGCATTCGACCGCCGACCAGGTACTGGCCGACCTAGAGCTACATCAGCAGCAAATGATCGTTATATCCAACTTACTGTTTTGCGAAATCGCCGCCTTAATGCTGTTCAAGTCCAACGAAGCCTGCGTGACGAACGCCAAGTGGTCATAAGTTCAGATACTGTCAGAAGGAGACTTGCTGAACGAAAACTAACTCCGAAAACAGCAGCAACAGGCCCGAAATTGACGGTAGCCCACCGTCGAGCACGACTTCAATTCGCTCGAGAGCATAGAGATTGGACATTAGAGCAGTGGGGCAATGTACTCTTCACTGATGAGACCAGGGTCAGCCTACATGGAAGTGACCGACGCCAGAGGGTATATCGTCGCCCAGGAGAACGTTACTCTCAGTGTTGTATTGAAGAAACAGTTGCTTATGGAGGGGGATCTGTAATGGTCTGGGGCGGCATCTCATTAACCGCACGTACCGCGTTAGTTTTCGTCGAACCGACGGGCGGTACACGAGGATTGACTTCTCATCGATACATTACTGAAATCCTTGCCGATCATGTGATTACTTACGCTGGATTTATCGGGCAGGATATGCAACTGATGCATGACAATGCACCACCTCATGTTGCACAAGTGGTGACCCAGTACCTGCGTGACGTCGGCATTCGTACGATGGACTGGCCAGCTCGAAGTCCGGACCTTAATCTGATAGAACACTTATGGGATGAGCTAAAACGTCGAGTTCGGGCCCGATCACCTGTTCCAGCAAACCTTCAGGAGCTGCGAATCGCTGTTGAAGAAGAGTGGAATGCAATTCCTCAAGATTTTATCGTCAGGCTCGTGAGGTCGATGAATACGAGAATGCTGGCAGTTATCCGAGCAAAGGGAGGGAATACCGAATACTaatcaaaaacttttttaagcCTTGCGTTTcattttttgctttatttttgttttttgtttttccgttTACCAATGATTAAACAGTCCGGCAAATGAGTCTTTATTGTAATTGCTTAATAAACACTTAATAAAAAcgataaatttcaataaattttcAATCATTTTAATCGCCacaaaatgcactttctttaggtataacttaaaccgttgtaagttttatactttttttggaaatcgaatTAGAGTGCTACGGGAGCGGGTGGCCCGGTTTATTTGCTGACCAGTGTAGTTTGGAATATGACCAGTTTGGAAAGTGTCATGTTTGGAAGATGACCAATTTGGAATATGACGAAAAAATCGCGATTCATAATTTCTCATTGTGTTATGATTGTGCTATATAGGCATGGAGATTTAAGCAAACTCTCCACCAATGCTAGAGGCAGGATGATTACAATTAGACGGTGGGAGGAATTAACTACATTACTAAATAGCGATGGAAGCAGTGACACAAAAACCACTGAAAGTGGAAAAAGGttagttaataataaattacttatttttgagCGATATGGTAAAGagttaattatgtatatatcaTTGTTTTTGCTTATTTCAACGTGTGGAaggacttaaaaaataatacaaaaaaaaaatctgctcGAGCAGTCTCAGGTACTGGTAGTGGGCTTGTCCTAACAATTAAGCTAACAGATTTAGAACAAAGAGTTCCATATCTTATCTAGGCTGCAACAGGCTTAACAGTGGCAGAGGCAGGTTTTTCACaggtaattatatttattattctacaCCTCTTGTCTCAGTATATTTTGTTGCTAGGAATAGGAGCACTGTATTTCCTCCTGTGGGTTATGCATAAGGTGACTAAAGGAAAAGGATCTTGTGCTGTCTAGGTGATAGGCTAGCATGTATAAATATATCAACCTTTTTGAGGAGATTAATATTGCAACAAATATGCCAGACCCTGTTGAAGATATAAGGCTACCATCGCCTTCTGGAAGCACCCTAGCTGAAGACATTCAAATAATACAAATTGAAGAGTGTAagttatatattaatttaagtaaattGCTTGTATGCTATTATAACTtcttaaaatataaactattatAAATATATCCGTGGACATcagtataatttaaaaaggaaaaacaaaAGTAACTTACAAACGTGGGAGTGCACGCACAGGGCAAAGGGCTTATCaagataaaagtaagtaagtaagcttAGAGAACaaggtatgtaggtacttaatattaattatgtgaAATCTaagattttgtaataaattttgGTATTGTATATGAGTTTTGGCTTAATGGTTCCATACCAGTACATAAGTGGGAGCAAAGCACAAAATAAGCCCGGACGCCCAAGTAAAGGATTCCAAGAACTAACTTAAACGACGGAAAACAAAAGAACTCCGGGAGCAGGTACCTGTCGAGGAGCTGACTTTTGCGGTTAGCGTTAGTCAACGTATGTCACATAAGTTGTTCACGAAAACGTAAACCAAGTAAAAGCCATCCGTTTCTAAAAGAAACAATAGAGCTTTTCGAGCCTGAAGAAATCAGCATTTCGGAGGCTGAAGAAATATCACcagaataatacaaaaaaaatctttttaaatttttaccgGTTTTTGACCCCAAAATATAcgtgaatataaatatatattcattcatgcatttttattaatttccaacaagaaaatagtaattaataattatgtccGATTTTTTGAGGCACAATGCTCGTTAGTACACCGATGCAAGCTCTATAGGAATTGAGGGAATCTTAATGCAATGGCAGGAGAATTCTAAGGAACTAAAACCTGTAGCCTACTTTAATAGGCAGACGTCACCAGAAGAACGATTTTACCATTCCTACGAGCTCGAAGCTCTAGCTGTTgtttcttcattaaaaaaaatcaggaTTCATTTACTGGGAATACCATTTAAAATACTCACTGATTGCAAAGCCCTTCGGTTAACATTTAGGAAGAAAGACATCTTGCCAAGGACAGCCAGGTGGCTGTTGCAAATGGAAGAGTATGAATATGAAATAGAATACCGTCCTGGTAACCGAATGGATCATGTTGACACGCTCAGCCGCAATCCAGTAGAAGAACCTAATAACGAGTGCATAACTGATAACGCGGCAGATTACACGTgagtgatacgatgttgatacctacttttatttagatgcttagtggttcaacatttaattttttttgagtttgttgaagtatcTACCTAGGGACCGTTCAAGTATTACGTAAGCACCAAGGGGGGGTGGGGGGGTCTCTGTTTTGCTTATTTTGGATGACATGGGGGGTGGGGGGGTCTAGATGATGATTACGTCATCGTTAGTTATTCAAGTTCTTTCGGGGATTCCCGCAAATAATACATATGCGTAGGCACTCGCTTTGATAACTGATTAGGGGAATTACCGCGTATTAGGGAAATTACCGTGCGCTATTCACTTGTCTAATAATTCGCTCTCGTGCCGGCCGGCTGCAAGTGCGCATCTATCAGTATTGTTTTGTTTGGATTCTAAACGTATTGTAAGCATTGAAAGTTATCATTTGTGTTTATGTTGATGCAATTAGCCAAagtttaacgttttaattatttaaatatcttaTTAGAATGTCATATCATATAGACAAATCCAAGTTATACCAAAAACTGTTcgaaagttttaaaaaatctcATACTGGGACAAAAGTGCAAAATGTACAAAAGTTAGTTAACGAAGTTTGgcgaaattataaattacaagcAAAGACAGATAAGGAACTAGATATTATTGTATCTAAGAGAATCGAAGAAGAATTGCAAGCGGCGACTAAAAATAAATCCAATCTGCTTCATTTTTTTTCCAAGGtgagtaaatataaacaaagttTCTCTTTACGTTCTGTAACAATTAAAACGATTTATgagtaaaaaatatgatggCCTATCTCAAAGTAAAAAGGTAAatgattgatattttatttcttaagatCGACTCCGGCAATTGGTCACAAAATACACGGTGTTTTCAATATCTGTATGTGAAGGGTTTCTGTGGGGAAAAGctttcaataatatttaaacgCTGGTTTTATTAAATACGATGAATTTATGTAGCTTAATAAGAGAATATCCAGCAGAACTCTTagaaatttttcatttttaggcAACGTCTTCTACCAGTAAACCTGCAGAAAAATCACAAATTATACAGCCATTTTCTAACATTGAAAAACAGAAagaagataaaattaaaaccgGCAATGAATCACAAGAGCAATGCGAAAATAATGATAATGCAGATAAACAAAGAGCAAAACCTTCTCAAGAagctttgaaaaataaaattactctaCTCGAAAAAAATCTGAACGCTTTGTATTCTGCCAGAGATACTATGCCAAATTGCGCTGAAGTTGATAAACAGATCATTAAGTTGCGCGAGGAACTAAAAAcagcaaaaaatactttaaacaggAAGATTCAAAACGTAGTTGCCCAGAAGAAACACAGGGATGGTATGAAAAGAAAGTTAGAAGATATTTGTCAGGAAAATCCTGAAATAAAAAGAAGACTATCTCTGAGGGATTCAGTAGGACATCCTAAACTTGAAAGCGATCAACCATTACTATTGAAAACAATTGCGGATATAGCTTTATTTGGGAGTGCATGTGATGACAGGAGACGAACGGAATCTATTCGCAGCGTAAAAACTCTTGACGAACTCACACAAGAACTGCGTAAACTAGGATTTGACATTAGTCGCAGTGCGACATATCTTCGTTTGATTCCCAGAAAATCGAATTCTACAGAGGGACGAAGACATGTATCGACAGTCCCTGTTAGGCTCATTCGGGCTCAAACTGATCACCACAAGAGCCACTTAGATAGCAAGTTCGCTGAAACATCAATCCATTATTTAGAGAACATAGCATCCATACTTGGACCAGATCAAGTATTTTTCTTATCTCAAGATGACAAAGCTCGAGTCCCTATTGGCGTAACTGCGGCAAATAAGCAAGCACCTCTTTTAATGCATATGGAATATAGAATCAAATTACCTGACCACGATTGGGTAATCGCTGAGCGTCATAAATTAATACCATCTGTTTATGCTGGTATCAAAGTTACTTCCAATATGCTAGGACAACCGCAAGCCGTCGGATATTCTGGGCCAACATTCATCGCTATTCGAAGTGGAAAGCATAGTTCATCTACTGCTAATACTCATGCTCAGGATTTCGAGACGCTTCTCGAACTTGAAGAGTTTCGACCATTAGCAAAAACTGACCATGGACTAGTAAAACCAGTAGTAATTATGACGGTTGATGGAGGGCCAGATGAGAATCCGCGTTATCAAAAAGTCATAGGGTTTGCTATACAACATTTTAAACGACATGATCTCGATGCATTGTTTATAGCTACCAATGCTCCTGGAAGGAGTGCGTATAACAGAGTGGAGCGAAGAATGGCTCCTCCGAGTCGGGAACTGGCTGGTTTAATACTGCC is drawn from Pectinophora gossypiella chromosome 19, ilPecGoss1.1, whole genome shotgun sequence and contains these coding sequences:
- the LOC126375808 gene encoding uncharacterized protein LOC126375808, with amino-acid sequence MNVYNNDADISELKGGGGEIGKGEEVEGKKRAQALMTCGRKADTKSAGHPAMQPGTTTPEALQGPGLGACASRLRKGTDEEGVDSGEPILSGKDRLLEVEKGRRLSVVLTRCDTPVAARPASREEESMDSDDDSSCASMITVGSELSGGRRFLKRNRSDLEVEDDSGDSVVLPLEGVAHRSKRGRGRPPSTGKYVGLAAARAAYNRELAESLRLVAEAEVADVARGVREARATLQPSLQVETQSAEESDKTSTALAGIVKASLDTILMVASKSSQLKGTYVRALKDAAKGIEEAVSLFRARTTSEEVARLEAANAQLAKEVADLRRDLQEMRKQPAQSQESSLRELLEETARANAEMFGNMLNARLAGIEGRLLPEPRMRPPLAADAKAARANPAPKEPVGAPAAPTSGSARPMAGPGAKPKPAKEAPTTSQASSAPPSSGKKGKSKKKSLAAQEAAEARRQPASAPEELPWTAVVGRKAKAKAAKLAKEPQKAQPTARAKVRLRAPKTAAVTLTLVPGAEERGVTYASILSDAKQRVRLADLKIDSLRFRRTATGARMLEVGGEASAEKADSLASKLREVLSAEAVRVARPVKRAEIRVTGLDDSADAFEVAEAIAKEGGCPSEAIKCGRMVVGPRGDGSLWVSCPVTAAKKVAGSGRIQVGWTSARARLLNPRPMRFWYRLPPRKLTRK
- the LOC126375809 gene encoding uncharacterized protein LOC126375809, which produces MSYHIDKSKLYQKLFESFKKSHTGTKVQNVQKLVNEVWRNYKLQAKTDKELDIIVSKRIEEELQAATKNKSNLLHFFSKATSSTSKPAEKSQIIQPFSNIEKQKEDKIKTGNESQEQCENNDNADKQRAKPSQEALKNKITLLEKNLNALYSARDTMPNCAEVDKQIIKLREELKTAKNTLNRKIQNVVAQKKHRDGMKRKLEDICQENPEIKRRLSLRDSVGHPKLESDQPLLLKTIADIALFGSACDDRRRTESIRSVKTLDELTQELRKLGFDISRSATYLRLIPRKSNSTEGRRHVSTVPVRLIRAQTDHHKSHLDSKFAETSIHYLENIASILGPDQVFFLSQDDKARVPIGVTAANKQAPLLMHMEYRIKLPDHDWVIAERHKLIPSVYAGIKVTSNMLGQPQAVGYSGPTFIAIRSGKHSSSTANTHAQDFETLLELEEFRPLAKTDHGLVKPVVIMTVDGGPDENPRYQKVIGFAIQHFKRHDLDALFIATNAPGRSAYNRVERRMAPPSRELAGLILPHDHFGSHLDERGVTIDEQLERYNFEFAGNVLAEVWSSIEIDGYNVTAKYVEADEQDVPEFPDIKWYSEHRVGKAEKSELGELKDDDPTFTVPEGAGAGRTHI